One window from the genome of Chloroflexaceae bacterium encodes:
- the prmC gene encoding peptide chain release factor N(5)-glutamine methyltransferase, whose product MPASIAELLQDAATRLQATSATPRLDAELLLAHTLGWPRARVLAERRHLPSPEQAAAFAALVARRERGEPVAYLVGHKEFYGLDLEVTPATLIPRPETEVLVELALIEARRLLQTQSDAAGWPGLTIADIGTGSGAIAIALATHLPQALVYAVDISPEALAVAERNVARHRLRERVRLLQGDLLAPLPEPVDLIVSNPPYTVYAEIAPEVRAYEPRLALDGGPNGVAVYRRLLAMAPAALRPHGALLLEIGAWQGQAVADLVRTALPGAEVRVHQDLAGRDRVVVARPSGNPVAEQSVRV is encoded by the coding sequence ATGCCGGCATCAATAGCTGAACTGCTCCAGGACGCCGCCACCCGCCTCCAGGCAACGAGCGCCACCCCCAGGCTCGACGCCGAGTTGCTCCTCGCGCACACTCTGGGCTGGCCACGGGCGCGGGTGCTTGCCGAGCGGCGGCATCTGCCCTCGCCTGAGCAGGCGGCCGCCTTCGCCGCGCTGGTGGCTCGCCGCGAACGCGGCGAACCGGTGGCCTACCTGGTCGGCCACAAAGAGTTCTACGGCCTTGACCTGGAGGTGACCCCTGCGACCCTGATACCCCGCCCCGAAACCGAGGTGCTGGTCGAACTGGCCCTGATTGAGGCCCGTCGCCTGTTGCAAACGCAGAGCGATGCGGCAGGCTGGCCGGGTCTTACCATCGCCGACATCGGCACGGGCAGCGGGGCCATTGCCATTGCTCTGGCCACGCATCTGCCCCAGGCCCTGGTCTATGCTGTGGATATCTCGCCGGAGGCTCTGGCGGTGGCCGAGCGCAACGTCGCCCGGCACAGGCTGCGGGAGCGCGTGCGTCTGCTCCAGGGTGATCTGCTCGCCCCTCTTCCTGAACCGGTGGATCTGATCGTCAGCAACCCGCCCTATACCGTGTATGCCGAGATCGCCCCGGAGGTGCGCGCCTACGAGCCGCGCCTGGCTCTCGACGGCGGGCCGAACGGCGTCGCCGTCTACCGGCGTCTGCTGGCCATGGCGCCCGCCGCCCTGCGCCCCCACGGCGCCCTGCTGCTGGAGATTGGGGCATGGCAGGGTCAGGCTGTAGCCGATCTGGTGCGGACCGCCCTGCCCGGAGCCGAGGTGCGGGTGCATCAGGATCTGGCCGGGCGCGATCGCGTGGTGGTCGCACGACCTTCCGGGAATCCGGTTGCTGAACAATCTGTCAGGGTGTAA
- a CDS encoding SpoVR family protein, producing the protein MKSTRLPPHLEAAREEIEQIARDYGLDFFPIIYEVLDYRTLYETAAFGGFPTRYPHWRFGMEFDQLLKGHVWAGSTIYEMVINNNPSYAYLLEGNEDVTQKMVMAHVTGHVDFFKHNMWFAHTNRKMLDTMANHATRIQRIIDRIGYDTVEDFIDTCLSLENLIDYHSPYIRRPEAQSPKPLVGEEEPEVVEGLKVEREYMREFINPPEYLEAQRQKLEAERAKQRRFPENPQKDVLLFLMNYAPLERWQHTVLEIIRDEAYYFAPQGMTKILNEGWASYWHSTIMTQKVASAAEIVSFADLHSGVVATGGGRLNPYKLGLELLRDIEDRWNKGKFGKEYEECDDIAAKRTWDRQLGLGRQKIFEVRRLYNDVTFIDEFLTPEFVLENKLFTYRYNRDTDMYEIASREFKEIKEKLLFRLTNFGQPFIYVEDGNYNNRGELYLRHRHEGVDLKIDYARDTMRNLYKIWTRPVHLETVIDEKKRLLSFDGSDFTERRID; encoded by the coding sequence ATGAAAAGCACACGCCTTCCGCCGCATCTCGAAGCCGCTCGCGAGGAGATCGAACAGATCGCCCGCGACTACGGCCTGGACTTCTTCCCGATCATCTATGAGGTGCTGGATTACCGCACCCTCTACGAAACCGCCGCCTTCGGCGGCTTCCCGACGCGCTATCCCCACTGGCGCTTCGGGATGGAGTTCGACCAGCTGCTCAAAGGGCACGTCTGGGCCGGCAGCACCATCTACGAGATGGTCATTAACAACAATCCCTCCTACGCCTACCTGCTCGAAGGCAACGAAGACGTGACCCAGAAGATGGTCATGGCCCACGTGACCGGGCATGTGGACTTCTTCAAGCACAATATGTGGTTCGCCCATACCAACCGTAAGATGCTGGATACGATGGCGAACCATGCCACGCGCATCCAGCGGATCATTGACCGGATCGGGTATGACACGGTTGAGGATTTTATTGACACCTGCCTCTCGCTGGAAAACCTGATTGACTACCACTCGCCCTACATTCGCCGCCCCGAGGCCCAGAGTCCCAAGCCGCTCGTCGGAGAAGAAGAACCGGAAGTGGTTGAAGGACTGAAGGTGGAACGGGAGTACATGCGTGAATTCATCAATCCGCCGGAGTATCTCGAAGCCCAGCGCCAGAAGCTGGAAGCCGAGCGCGCCAAACAACGCCGCTTCCCCGAAAATCCGCAGAAGGACGTGCTGCTGTTCTTGATGAATTACGCCCCCCTGGAGCGCTGGCAGCATACGGTGCTTGAGATCATTCGCGATGAGGCCTACTACTTCGCCCCGCAGGGGATGACCAAGATCCTCAACGAGGGCTGGGCCTCCTACTGGCACTCGACGATCATGACCCAGAAGGTCGCCTCGGCCGCCGAGATCGTTTCCTTCGCCGACCTGCACTCCGGCGTCGTCGCTACCGGCGGCGGGCGGCTCAATCCCTACAAACTCGGCCTCGAGCTGCTGCGCGACATCGAGGACCGCTGGAACAAGGGCAAGTTCGGCAAAGAGTATGAGGAGTGCGACGATATCGCCGCCAAACGCACCTGGGACCGGCAGCTTGGCCTGGGACGCCAGAAGATCTTCGAGGTCCGCCGGCTTTACAACGATGTCACCTTTATTGATGAGTTTCTGACACCCGAGTTCGTGCTGGAGAATAAGCTCTTCACCTATCGCTACAATCGCGATACGGACATGTATGAGATCGCCTCCCGCGAGTTCAAGGAGATCAAGGAGAAGTTGCTCTTCCGGCTCACCAACTTTGGCCAGCCGTTCATTTATGTCGAGGACGGCAACTATAACAATCGCGGCGAGCTGTATCTGCGCCACCGCCACGAAGGGGTGGATCTGAAGATAGACTACGCGCGCGATACTATGCGCAACCTGTATAAAATCTGGACCCGTCCCGTCCACCTCGAAACGGTGATTGACGAGAAGAAGCGCCTGCTCTCCTTCGACGGCAGCGATTTTACCGAGCGGCGCATTGATTAG
- a CDS encoding glycosyltransferase family 39 protein, protein MVLKDAVPPLSAPFLAQVRRARRAASWRELVPVTLLGLLALALTVIYYASAYQAHIRADDRIRDLFAGFQSLEGEAHGLPYRWTMGSGTVCLPAMGLTRPLAALDLRLLGSAVTAGSAGRAVDYADVRVGALSIPLAIAPEHRAYHLLLPPAPEGGPLCVTLLSATVDPSGNGRVVGVGVRSVAARPLERGALPPPGALLANLGLALGSYGVLRRLGIPQIASLGLVASLSVALGAGLIGGAIRLAPDLPYWSAFTAVALGLIFSALVAYQRVTPRLGPWQRETLGVLLILGLMSLGWYVLAHREGYAWPFPLMARAGGAFGWGILPAAALFGAFAAAILTWLRAPDPPAPGLVIAATALAAALLPATLKVGLRGYPSLFQHFAEQSGNYIHDVPRVGNDPLGFLRGYVASMPDLVLHNKTHPPGSTLFLWGIERLFGPGPEPATWAVIIIAALGVWPTYRLTAALAGQRAAILAAAIYAVLPAFMIYAATSMDALYATVLAWAIYSLYRALVILDQPDGPPAPQLLAALAAGAWIALGLLFSFTTLMLALVVAALVARRLALGPRRLADALRWAAIGAALAGAVLLPLGALWLATGYNSLAAFFSGVANNRLDVEARVSPLGLSSYLFFLAVNTVAYAWFLGPWLIYRLGRDGLAQMARICAGIGRPADALGLGLMALLLGMLFSGLFYREIERVWLFSHILIAATLADGIMEQYDRRGNLAALILLSLFAHSVIFRSALRVSW, encoded by the coding sequence ATGGTGCTGAAAGACGCTGTGCCTCCGCTCTCTGCGCCGTTTCTCGCGCAGGTTCGCCGCGCGCGCCGCGCCGCCTCCTGGCGCGAACTGGTCCCCGTCACGCTCCTCGGCCTGCTGGCCCTCGCCCTTACCGTCATCTACTACGCCAGCGCCTACCAGGCCCACATCCGCGCTGATGACCGCATCCGCGACCTCTTCGCCGGCTTCCAGTCTCTGGAGGGCGAGGCTCACGGCCTGCCCTATCGCTGGACGATGGGATCGGGGACAGTATGCCTGCCCGCAATGGGGCTTACACGGCCCCTGGCGGCCCTCGACCTGCGCCTCCTGGGCAGCGCCGTTACCGCCGGGAGCGCCGGGCGAGCCGTTGATTACGCCGATGTGCGCGTGGGTGCGCTGAGCATCCCACTGGCGATCGCGCCCGAGCACCGCGCCTACCATCTGCTGCTCCCCCCTGCCCCTGAAGGCGGGCCGCTGTGCGTGACGCTCCTCAGCGCCACGGTGGATCCCTCCGGCAACGGGCGCGTCGTGGGCGTGGGAGTGCGTTCGGTCGCCGCGCGCCCGCTGGAACGGGGAGCGCTGCCGCCGCCGGGGGCGTTGCTGGCGAACCTGGGGCTGGCCCTGGGCAGTTACGGGGTGCTGCGTCGGCTCGGCATTCCTCAAATCGCCAGCCTGGGACTGGTTGCCAGCCTGAGCGTGGCCCTTGGCGCGGGGCTGATCGGCGGCGCGATCCGCCTGGCCCCCGACCTGCCCTACTGGAGCGCCTTCACCGCCGTGGCCCTGGGCCTTATCTTTAGCGCCCTCGTCGCCTACCAGCGGGTCACGCCACGCCTCGGCCCCTGGCAGCGCGAGACCCTGGGCGTCCTGCTTATCCTGGGCCTGATGAGCCTGGGCTGGTACGTACTGGCCCACCGCGAGGGCTACGCCTGGCCCTTCCCGCTGATGGCTCGCGCTGGAGGCGCCTTCGGCTGGGGCATACTCCCCGCGGCGGCCCTCTTCGGCGCCTTCGCTGCCGCTATCCTCACCTGGCTGCGCGCGCCTGACCCGCCCGCGCCGGGGCTGGTCATCGCCGCAACGGCCCTCGCCGCTGCCCTGCTGCCGGCCACTCTCAAAGTCGGCCTGCGCGGCTACCCGTCGTTGTTCCAGCACTTCGCCGAGCAGTCGGGCAACTACATCCACGACGTGCCCCGCGTCGGCAACGATCCGCTCGGCTTCCTACGGGGCTACGTGGCCAGTATGCCCGACCTGGTGCTGCACAACAAGACTCACCCGCCGGGCAGCACCCTGTTCCTCTGGGGCATCGAACGCCTCTTCGGGCCGGGACCCGAGCCGGCGACCTGGGCGGTGATCATCATTGCGGCCCTGGGCGTCTGGCCGACCTACCGGCTGACGGCGGCGCTGGCCGGCCAGCGGGCGGCGATCCTGGCTGCGGCGATCTACGCCGTATTACCAGCCTTTATGATCTACGCCGCCACCTCTATGGACGCGCTCTACGCCACCGTGCTGGCCTGGGCCATCTACAGCCTCTACCGCGCCCTGGTGATCCTCGATCAACCCGACGGGCCGCCGGCGCCGCAACTCCTCGCTGCCCTGGCCGCAGGGGCCTGGATCGCCCTCGGTCTGCTCTTCAGCTTCACCACACTGATGCTCGCGCTGGTGGTGGCGGCCCTGGTGGCGCGCCGCCTGGCCCTCGGCCCGCGCCGGCTCGCCGATGCGCTGCGCTGGGCGGCGATTGGCGCGGCGCTCGCCGGCGCCGTGCTGCTGCCGCTCGGCGCGCTCTGGCTCGCCACCGGCTACAATAGCCTGGCGGCATTTTTCAGCGGGGTGGCCAACAATCGCCTGGATGTCGAGGCCCGCGTATCACCCCTTGGCCTGTCGAGCTACCTCTTCTTTCTGGCAGTTAACACAGTGGCCTATGCCTGGTTCCTCGGACCGTGGCTCATCTACCGGCTTGGACGTGACGGCCTGGCGCAGATGGCGCGAATCTGCGCGGGCATAGGCCGGCCCGCCGACGCCCTCGGGCTCGGCCTCATGGCTCTGCTGCTGGGGATGCTCTTCTCCGGGCTGTTTTACCGCGAGATCGAGCGGGTATGGCTCTTCAGCCACATTCTTATTGCGGCGACGCTTGCTGATGGTATCATGGAACAATACGACCGGCGCGGCAACCTGGCGGCCCTGATCTTGCTGAGCCTCTTCGCGCACAGCGTCATCTTTCGCTCCGCCCTCCGCGTTTCCTGGTAG
- a CDS encoding DUF444 family protein gives MSMKRVDRDLGRFRQIVRGKIKKDLRKYMSQGEMIGRQGKRYVSIPVPQIDIPNFRYGARQSGGVGQGDGDIGDPIAQGDGQSGQGQAGAEPGQHVLEVDVSLEELAAILGEELQLPNIQPKGKKNIVSEKDRYSGIRRTGPNSLRHFKRTYREALRRQLATGDYDEGNPVVVPIRDDMRYRSWKETMLPESNAVIIYMMDVSGSMGTEQKELVRITAFWIETWLRSQYKEIDIRYIVHDAAAKEVDQETFYHIREGGGTKISSAYKLCNRLIDERYPADEWNIYPFHFSDGDNWGGGDTRECIELLKKELLPKVNLFCYGQVRSLYGSGRFAHDLEEYLGSDDRIVISEIAERDDIYDTIKDFLGKGK, from the coding sequence ATGTCCATGAAACGTGTTGACCGCGACCTGGGGCGCTTTCGCCAGATCGTTCGCGGGAAGATCAAAAAAGACCTGCGCAAGTACATGTCGCAGGGGGAGATGATCGGGCGGCAGGGAAAACGCTACGTCAGCATCCCCGTGCCGCAGATTGATATTCCCAATTTTCGCTATGGCGCCAGGCAGAGCGGCGGGGTCGGTCAGGGCGATGGCGACATCGGCGATCCGATCGCCCAGGGCGATGGTCAGTCCGGGCAGGGGCAGGCCGGCGCCGAGCCGGGCCAGCACGTCCTCGAAGTGGATGTCTCCCTGGAGGAACTGGCCGCCATCCTCGGCGAAGAACTGCAACTGCCCAATATTCAGCCCAAGGGCAAAAAGAATATCGTCAGCGAGAAGGACAGGTACAGCGGCATCCGCCGCACCGGGCCCAACTCGCTGCGCCATTTCAAGCGCACCTACCGCGAGGCGCTGCGCCGCCAGCTCGCCACGGGCGACTACGACGAAGGCAACCCCGTCGTGGTGCCTATTCGCGACGATATGCGCTATCGCTCCTGGAAGGAGACCATGCTCCCCGAGAGCAACGCCGTCATCATCTATATGATGGACGTCTCCGGCTCCATGGGCACCGAGCAAAAGGAACTGGTGCGCATTACCGCCTTCTGGATCGAAACCTGGCTCCGCTCGCAGTACAAAGAGATCGATATTCGCTATATCGTCCACGATGCCGCGGCCAAGGAGGTGGACCAGGAGACGTTCTATCACATCCGCGAGGGCGGCGGTACGAAGATCTCCTCGGCTTATAAGCTCTGCAACCGGCTGATCGACGAACGCTACCCCGCCGATGAGTGGAACATTTACCCCTTCCACTTCTCCGATGGCGACAACTGGGGCGGCGGCGATACGCGCGAGTGTATCGAGTTGCTCAAGAAAGAACTGCTGCCCAAGGTCAATCTCTTCTGCTACGGGCAGGTGCGTTCGCTCTACGGTTCCGGCCGCTTCGCCCATGATCTCGAAGAGTACCTGGGCAGCGATGATCGGATCGTGATCTCCGAGATCGCCGAGCGTGACGATATTTACGATACGATCAAGGATTTCCTGGGTAAAGGCAAGTGA